One part of the Geothrix edaphica genome encodes these proteins:
- a CDS encoding YebC/PmpR family DNA-binding transcriptional regulator, which yields MSGHSKWSTIKHKKGAADAKRGKVFTKILKEITVAARLGGGDVNANPRLRLAVDQAKGSNMPKDNWERAIKKGTGELEGVTYEEVVYEAYGPGGVAIMVEAMTDNKNRTTPEIRSYFTKFGGELGAQGSVAYLFAKQGQIVVEPEVSEDKVMEVALEAGADDVVNEGEAWVIKTSPEAYQAVKDAVDAAKLPVIEAKIIMAPSTSTALEGSKLASFLKLVDLLEDNDDVQNVWHNGDYEEPED from the coding sequence GGCGCCGCTGACGCCAAGCGCGGCAAGGTCTTCACGAAGATCCTGAAGGAGATCACCGTGGCCGCCCGCCTGGGCGGTGGCGACGTGAACGCCAACCCCCGCCTGCGCCTGGCCGTGGACCAGGCCAAGGGCAGCAACATGCCCAAGGACAACTGGGAGCGCGCCATCAAGAAGGGCACCGGCGAGCTCGAAGGGGTGACCTACGAGGAAGTGGTCTACGAGGCCTATGGCCCGGGCGGCGTGGCCATCATGGTCGAGGCCATGACCGACAACAAGAACCGCACCACCCCCGAGATCCGCAGCTACTTCACCAAGTTCGGCGGCGAGCTGGGCGCCCAGGGCTCCGTGGCCTACCTCTTCGCCAAGCAGGGCCAGATCGTGGTCGAGCCTGAAGTCTCCGAAGACAAGGTCATGGAAGTGGCCCTGGAAGCCGGCGCCGATGATGTGGTCAACGAAGGCGAGGCCTGGGTCATCAAGACCAGCCCCGAGGCCTACCAGGCCGTGAAGGATGCCGTGGACGCCGCCAAGCTCCCCGTCATCGAAGCCAAGATCATCATGGCCCCCAGCACCAGCACCGCCCTCGAGGGCTCCAAGCTCGCCAGCTTCCTCAAGCTCGTGGACCTGCTGGAGGACAACGACGACGTGCAGAACGTGTGGCACAACGGCGACTACGAGGAACCCGAAGATTAG